From Candidatus Eremiobacteraceae bacterium, a single genomic window includes:
- a CDS encoding rhomboid family intramembrane serine protease: protein MRSPYSSWTGSDTPAVYAMLVVMAVFFVAQSFGLQTEIITWLAWFISPAWLAHVQFWQMVTYPFVHGSFLDLLFHGIVIFFFGGTLERAWGSLRFLGFYFMLGIISGLSVLALTFLGSPEGVFIGMTGTFAGLGVAYGALNPHAKVYIYFVLPVEARWLGVISIALDLVLNNHAYGGPLNAAVAIGLSSLFAWVFTRGISFGPRGGGGGPGLRERFDRWRQRQRMRAWQRKVSKIDKPEDLFKK, encoded by the coding sequence ATGCGTTCTCCGTACAGCTCGTGGACCGGTTCCGACACGCCTGCCGTCTACGCGATGCTCGTCGTTATGGCCGTGTTCTTCGTGGCGCAGTCATTCGGACTGCAGACCGAGATCATCACCTGGCTCGCGTGGTTCATCTCGCCCGCGTGGCTCGCGCACGTGCAGTTCTGGCAGATGGTCACCTATCCGTTCGTGCACGGCAGCTTTCTTGATCTGCTCTTCCACGGCATTGTGATCTTCTTCTTCGGCGGCACGCTGGAGCGCGCATGGGGCTCGTTGCGTTTTCTCGGCTTCTATTTCATGCTCGGCATCATCTCCGGGCTGTCCGTGCTGGCGCTGACCTTCCTGGGATCGCCCGAAGGCGTCTTCATCGGCATGACGGGCACGTTCGCCGGCTTGGGCGTGGCATATGGCGCTCTCAACCCGCATGCGAAGGTCTACATCTATTTCGTGCTGCCGGTCGAGGCGCGCTGGCTCGGCGTCATCAGCATTGCGCTCGATCTCGTGCTCAACAACCACGCCTACGGCGGGCCCCTCAACGCGGCGGTCGCGATCGGCTTGAGCTCGCTCTTCGCATGGGTGTTCACGCGCGGCATCTCGTTCGGGCCGCGCGGGGGCGGGGGTGGTCCGGGCCTGCGCGAGCGGTTCGATCGCTGGCGTCAGCGCCAGCGCATGCGCGCCTGGCAACGCAAGGTGAGCAAGATCGACAAGCCCGAGGATCTGTTCAAGAAGTGA
- a CDS encoding DUF2249 domain-containing protein, which yields MSSSTQPEPVERIDLRPFPTWERHDRMLMAFDRLAPNQSVDFINDHEPKALRVTVEADREGILLWDSRNAGDGRWMIRLTRLPEPNIGSDPPRIAFLRRCTMFKSATAETLREIDRVAKERTYHDRMVIVAEGTSWNEFGLVRRGVVEVTRATDEDREIVLYDVPPYGGFNEAAVFDEGTAEVTVIARGDVDVLEVPAQFMRQLITRSPEVATGCARFFAQRQRRLASAAGNLAFGRVLTRIARVLLDYSSHGQGMAKGISGVERITQSDLAARVGTVRDMGSRALSHLEDMGAIELRRGRVVMLNRAKLEEIVRTGRVGSDDKTADDGAPSDGAAGG from the coding sequence ATGAGCAGTTCCACCCAACCTGAACCGGTTGAACGCATCGATTTACGACCGTTCCCCACATGGGAGCGCCATGACCGCATGCTCATGGCCTTCGATCGCCTTGCCCCGAATCAATCCGTCGACTTCATCAACGACCACGAGCCGAAGGCGCTGCGCGTGACGGTTGAAGCCGATCGCGAAGGCATCCTGTTGTGGGACTCGCGCAACGCGGGCGACGGCCGGTGGATGATCCGGCTTACGCGCCTGCCCGAGCCCAACATCGGCAGCGATCCGCCGCGCATCGCCTTTCTGCGCCGCTGCACGATGTTCAAGTCCGCGACCGCCGAGACGCTGCGCGAGATCGATCGCGTCGCCAAAGAACGCACCTATCACGACCGCATGGTGATCGTCGCCGAAGGCACGAGCTGGAACGAATTCGGCCTCGTGCGCCGCGGCGTCGTCGAAGTGACGCGCGCGACCGATGAAGACCGCGAGATCGTGCTCTACGACGTGCCGCCGTACGGCGGATTCAACGAAGCGGCGGTCTTCGACGAAGGAACCGCCGAAGTGACGGTCATCGCGCGCGGCGACGTCGACGTGCTCGAGGTCCCCGCGCAGTTCATGCGCCAGCTCATCACCCGCAGCCCGGAAGTGGCGACCGGCTGCGCGAGATTCTTCGCGCAACGCCAGCGCCGCCTGGCCAGCGCTGCGGGTAACCTTGCGTTCGGGCGCGTGCTCACGCGCATCGCGCGCGTGCTGCTCGATTACTCTTCGCACGGGCAGGGCATGGCCAAGGGCATCAGCGGCGTCGAGCGCATCACGCAGTCGGATCTTGCGGCCCGCGTCGGCACCGTCCGCGACATGGGCAGCCGCGCGCTCTCGCACCTTGAAGACATGGGCGCCATCGAGCTGCGCCGCGGCCGCGTCGTGATGCTCAACCGCGCCAAGCTCGAGGAGATCGTGCGCACCGGCAGGGTCGGCTCGGATGACAAAACCGCGGACGACGGGGCCCCGAGCGACGGAGCCGCGGGCGGCTAG
- a CDS encoding fibronectin type III domain-containing protein — MSAHAKRYPPHAPRYAPVVGKRGEFTLVERRRREYVGQAAARPLPASVLKARQVARTPWIARAGASAILASTSLALAYSLFLALATPSVEPIAAQRSATPSRQRVATRTFTHRPRIAAAAHAPERPVSAHAIASRALAIARAPAPKQKKLIIAQPSATQIAPPHPFEATGSGLSLEAQPWQLTADGTWRTEVVAYFADTSGSKEPRLRADVDFEAGSAEVVGLDPWIHQTPAATVTTQAAHPIDVSATAVEPSSGSATLTLPPPPTDVSSFAGVARAVGPHLVAVGWTPLAQTTGVRGYRVYRRAADAGQQALVALLSAGGHSWRDAHAQANASYEYTIVADLPGGPARAQTQTVDTPGPMPESSIDAIAGKGMFFFFSPDTNDSHSYELFDPDTVVAQAVKAGVSDIELRLSRGTFEEAANPHVRAWLDRFIDGAAGAGIKLIAWSVPRRNAADDVAESIAMASYRTPAGNGFAGLSLDLEPGDNYMGHGAAARERIADYMEMARQAVGPDYLLIATVISPRLTHFTNDEYPYSRIARYASVMQPMEYWHHFRTSHEYAQADVTGNCADAVSLTRSLAGRHVPVNVAGQSTDLGRTGSPTPAELHWCLGAAQAAGAIGEMFFDYRGTSPDQWAAIESYRW, encoded by the coding sequence TTGAGCGCACACGCCAAGCGGTATCCGCCACATGCGCCGCGTTACGCGCCGGTCGTAGGCAAACGCGGCGAGTTCACATTAGTCGAGCGGCGTCGACGCGAGTACGTCGGCCAGGCTGCGGCCAGGCCGCTGCCGGCATCTGTGCTCAAGGCCCGCCAAGTCGCGCGGACTCCTTGGATCGCGCGCGCCGGCGCGTCGGCGATCCTCGCCTCGACCTCGCTGGCACTCGCGTACTCGCTTTTTCTCGCGCTCGCGACCCCAAGCGTTGAGCCGATCGCCGCGCAACGCTCGGCCACGCCTTCGCGCCAGCGCGTCGCCACGCGCACGTTCACCCACCGGCCGCGGATCGCAGCCGCTGCGCACGCCCCCGAGCGCCCGGTGAGTGCACATGCGATCGCATCTCGAGCGCTCGCTATCGCACGTGCCCCCGCGCCTAAGCAGAAGAAGCTCATCATCGCGCAGCCAAGCGCGACGCAGATCGCGCCTCCGCATCCGTTCGAAGCGACCGGAAGCGGGCTCTCCCTTGAAGCCCAGCCCTGGCAGCTCACCGCCGACGGTACGTGGCGGACCGAAGTCGTCGCCTATTTCGCCGACACCTCGGGATCGAAAGAGCCGCGCCTGCGAGCCGACGTCGACTTCGAAGCCGGCTCTGCGGAGGTCGTCGGTCTCGATCCGTGGATTCACCAGACGCCCGCCGCAACGGTGACGACGCAGGCCGCGCATCCGATCGATGTGAGCGCGACTGCAGTCGAACCGTCGTCCGGCAGCGCGACGCTGACCCTGCCGCCGCCGCCCACCGACGTGTCGTCGTTTGCCGGAGTCGCGCGGGCGGTGGGTCCGCACCTCGTCGCGGTGGGCTGGACGCCCTTGGCACAGACCACCGGCGTGCGCGGCTATCGCGTGTACCGTCGCGCGGCGGACGCCGGTCAACAGGCGCTCGTCGCTCTGCTCTCGGCCGGCGGCCATTCCTGGCGCGACGCTCACGCGCAAGCGAACGCCAGCTACGAATACACGATCGTCGCGGATCTGCCCGGAGGCCCCGCGCGTGCGCAGACGCAAACCGTCGACACTCCCGGCCCCATGCCCGAGAGCAGCATCGACGCGATCGCCGGCAAAGGCATGTTCTTTTTCTTCTCGCCCGACACGAACGACTCGCACTCGTACGAGCTGTTCGATCCTGACACCGTCGTCGCCCAAGCGGTCAAAGCCGGCGTCTCCGACATCGAGCTGCGTCTTTCGCGCGGCACGTTCGAAGAAGCCGCAAATCCGCACGTGCGCGCGTGGCTCGATCGTTTCATCGACGGCGCGGCCGGCGCCGGCATCAAGCTGATCGCCTGGTCGGTGCCGCGGCGCAACGCCGCAGATGACGTCGCCGAATCGATCGCCATGGCGAGCTATCGAACGCCGGCCGGCAACGGCTTCGCCGGACTTTCGCTCGATCTCGAGCCGGGCGACAACTACATGGGCCACGGCGCTGCGGCGCGCGAGCGCATCGCCGACTATATGGAGATGGCGCGCCAAGCCGTCGGGCCGGACTATCTGCTCATCGCCACCGTGATCTCGCCGCGCCTCACGCACTTCACCAATGACGAATATCCGTACTCGCGCATCGCGCGCTACGCCAGCGTGATGCAGCCCATGGAGTACTGGCACCACTTCCGCACATCGCACGAGTACGCGCAGGCCGACGTGACCGGCAACTGCGCGGATGCGGTCTCCCTCACCCGCTCGCTCGCAGGGCGTCACGTTCCGGTCAACGTCGCCGGCCAGAGCACCGATCTGGGACGCACCGGTTCGCCCACGCCTGCCGAGTTGCACTGGTGCCTGGGCGCAGCCCAAGCCGCCGGCGCCATCGGCGAGATGTTCTTCGACTACCGGGGCACGTCGCCGGACCAATGGGCGGCCATCGAATCCTACCGCTGGTAG